In the genome of Clostridia bacterium, the window CGGAAGTAGAGGATATCCGGAGGTGGTTCCCACATCCTGTCGGCTGCGCCAAGTTGGCTGCGAGTTTCGAGGAAGCATGCTGCGCGGATCCAGTGCAGGTCAGTATCCAAACTCGGGGGCGCGGCGCTATGGCCTCTATCCTTGCGGAGCTTGCCACAACATACGCCTCTGAAGTGTCCTTAATGGACTATGGGGTTGACAGGTCGGGCACGGCTCTGGTGGATGTTTTCGCCCACGGAGTGCACAAGGGCCTGGGCCTTGAATACGTCGCCAGATGCCTGGATGTGGATCGAGCAGAGATTGTGGCCTTCGGGGATTCAGACAACGACATCGAACTACTAAGGTATGCCGGGCTCGGAGTGGCGATGGGAAACGCCTCCACGGGCGCAGCACGCGCCGCCGACATGATGGCCCCATCGTCAAATGATGATGGCGTCGCGGTCATTCTCGAGGATCTAGCGTGCCGGGGCATGCTTGGCTCTGATCACTTGACTACCGCGTTCACCGGCTCGTAGAGGTCGGTGGATACTAGCTCCCGGGTGCGTCCGCCATCGGACGACTGCCTCTCCGCCCAGACCTGGACCCTGTACCCCGCGGAGCCACGCTGAGCGATGGTGCGCGCACCAGGAGGCGAAGGCGTGGTTGCGCGGCCCGTAGGATCTGGAGGCGCCATCGGCCTCGGAGGAATCACCTCGACCGTCTGCGTGAACAGGCGGATTTCCGG includes:
- a CDS encoding HAD family hydrolase: MFKLVACDIDGTLLRGDGTASDRLRQAMQLAKDRGASTTLVTGRRIAATTPVAVDLDVNGPLVAHCGAVVYSIPDEEILMAKHMPREVAVEICNMAKSVGAHVSVYENAHLGRSITAISQAEVEDIRRWFPHPVGCAKLAASFEEACCADPVQVSIQTRGRGAMASILAELATTYASEVSLMDYGVDRSGTALVDVFAHGVHKGLGLEYVARCLDVDRAEIVAFGDSDNDIELLRYAGLGVAMGNASTGAARAADMMAPSSNDDGVAVILEDLACRGMLGSDHLTTAFTGS